A region from the Hydra vulgaris chromosome 10, alternate assembly HydraT2T_AEP genome encodes:
- the LOC136086323 gene encoding tigger transposable element-derived protein 4-like produces MRADNVPINDLLVKKRALYFAKELSFENFQASDGWLDKFKKKYGLFFKTISGEAKSVNNQMIAPWLETILLTILSRYPLENIFNADEFGLFYQCLPDKSLHLKNEKCIGGKHSKVHLTGMAAGNVKGERLLMSVIGKSKYPRCFKGVKNIPCCYRAQPKSWVSAELFEEWVKEIELKNVIKKSGISEAVEKYVNDDNEPFCGLDVYETVMENLRDDLELLKTKFDADFNLTVDELVDIDFDVCIANKSSDEDIIAEVSEHDAIETEEESNDKCVGVSDNATKPSLNEVMHHVTVLENYSLYSN; encoded by the exons ATGAGAGCTGATAATGTCCCAATCAATGATTTGCTGGTAAAAAAAAGAGCTTTATATTTTGCGAAAGAGTTAAGCTTCGAAAATTTTCAAGCTTCGGATGGATGGCTAgacaaatttaagaaaaa atatggtctatttttcaaaaccatttctGGAGAGGCAAAGTCTGTTAACAATCAGATGATCGCTCCATGGCTCGAAACCATACTGCTTACAATTCTCTCTCGATACccacttgaaaatatttttaatgccgATGAATTCGGTCTTTTCTACCAATGTTTGCCTGacaaaagtttacatttaaaaaatgaaaagtgcATAGGAGGCAAGCATAGTAAAGTTCACCTGACTGGGATGGCCGCAGGTAATGTTAAAGGAGAAAGACTTTTAATGTCTGTAATTGGAAAATCGAAGTATCCTAGATGTTTTAAAGGTGTGAAAAATATTCCTTGTTGCTATCGGGCCCAACCAAAAAGTTGGGTGTCGGCAGAATTATTTGAGGAGTGGGTTAAAGAAATTGAGctaaa GAATGTCATCAAAAAATCAGGAATATCAGAAGCAGTGGAAAAGTATGTAAATGATGATAACGAACCTTTCTGTGGCTTAGATGTATACGAGACTGTAATGGAAAACTTAAGAGATGATCTcgaattgttaaaaacaaaattcgaTGCAGATTTTAATCTCACGGTCGACGAGTTAGTAGACATAGATTTCGATGTTTGCATTGCCAACAAATCATCAGATGAGGACATCATTGCAGAAGTTTCTGAGCATGATGCTATTGAAACTGAAGAGGAATCCAATGATAAGTGCGTTGGTGTTTCTGACAATGCTACAAAACCAAGTCTGAACGAAGTGATGCATCATGTCACTGTACTCGAGAATTACAGTCTTTATTCTAACTAA